In Dreissena polymorpha isolate Duluth1 chromosome 11, UMN_Dpol_1.0, whole genome shotgun sequence, the genomic window ttttcaagatacaatgggccataactccgttattaacacaTGGTgaacaatgtcatttggcgtacatcatccttttatccatatatatatatactcatacaaagtttcaatgaaatccgccaaagcacttcgaagatatggctacggacacaGAAGAGCCAGACCGAAgagatggatggacggacagacggacaacgccaaaacaatatccctccgcctatggcaggggataattaaAACTAAGATTTGGTGTATGGAAACAATGAGTacaataacaaattacaaaattTTTAATCATTAACAAACGCCCTATTGCTATTTTAAGCTTTCGAAACCTATACATGGAGCATAGCAAATACTTAACATTCTTTAATGAGTTTATAAAACCATGTTACGTCATTATTGCACATGCTAATTTCTTTTGGAATTCTGACAAACAACAAAATGATGTAGATATTTATAGCACCAAATAAAATGACATGGAATGGttttttaataaagtttaaatatACAAGATTTAACAcacttaaaataaacaaatacaaaagtaTTTTCCAACATCAAAACAGAAATTAAATATGTTCAGTACTTAATACTGGCTTGAATctaacataatgtttatttataatatggAACACATTATATCATAGTTGCCTAAAAGTTATGAAGTAAAATTTTGTGGAAAGAGAATATAACTGCTACATACACTAAAAAGATCTAGATTTTACTACCAGTAAATTATCCAAAGTTTTCATGATATTTAAGCTAGAATGCTATCTACTTACTACAATATCTAAGttctctttgatttttttctgtgAAATTCATTGTCCATCATAAGCTAGGTATATGTCTAAATATTTATGAACTCTAAAACTACAGTTCAACAGATAAAAAATGAAGTTCATGTCGAACATAACTTATCTACTCGTCTAGTTTTCTCTTTGGTTTTTTTGGATTGCGAGATCGACTCTTGGCTTTGCATAGGGGACAGATTGGTGCGTTCCTGTGGATTTGCTGGTGACATGACAAACATGCCTGAAGTGAAGAAATAAGGAATAAATATCATAATTTCACCTTGGAATAAAGGTAGTTAAGTTTCATTCCTTCTGTAATATGTGTAAAGTAGTTGTACAGTTTACGTGGGAAATCATGTGGTTTGCTTTAACATGAAACACAGACTTGAACTCACTTAAGACTGAACCAATAGAGGTAAAGCTTGCAAAGGATTCAACAAATCATAAGGTCAGTATCTTAAATTGGAAAGACCAGTTCAGAGCATCTTTTtaattaacaattaattcattgaTGGCTTTTTTTTTGGCAGatgattttaatttttcaatTCTCGTGGCCAATGTTAGGCAATAGGTAaaaaaattgatatatttaagCTACACCACTAAGTGTTACTCTGTTACAAGTCAAAATAGTCCCACAAACATGACATGAATCAAAATCAATATGAGCAATTATGATGAGAACCTAATTGGACTTAACTTCAAAGTCTATTAACAGTTTTCTAACGTCCAATATgattgcataaacatattttacgtTATTGTAATCcatatgaaataaaaatgaatacatataaaCCATAATTACTACTACATTTACTTTGGAAAATTGGCATACCTCaaggatgaaaatattttttaacaagggacaaaattgtcacaaaaccaggttttcattgtgaaaaaaaaatctgataaagggagaaaactcaaactgaacttttgaaatgaacaaacaaaattaaccccctttgcaagtttgttttttaaaaaaaatctatttttagtcgtggcgaccttgacattggagatattgacgtgattctttcgtgcgacacaccgtcccatgatggtgaacaaatgtgccaaatgatttaaaaatctcacaatgacatagtcatggccaggacaagctcatttatggccatttttgacctttgaactcaaagtgtgaccttgaccttggagatatcgacgtaattatttcgcgcgacacaccgtccaatgatggtgaacaaatgtgccaaatgattttaaaatctgacaatgaacgacatagttatggcccggacaagcttgttccgcccgctcgccagccagccagcctgcccgcattcgccaatctaataaccagttttttccttcggaaaacctggttaataatgaAAATGGAGATTAATcagggctcgacactaacggtggtccgttgacccggggtcagtaaaaaatagggaggaccagtgaaactaaaaatttggttgatccgtcggaccagttaaaaatcctggccagtttattgtgaaatactggtggaaagccgttttcatcaataaaacaactttatatgttcataataatccgataatttcatcattattttatgggccgactcgagaccgggataaaaatagcaacatattggaaatttcaatttttctagatgcccggatAACAAAAACCTGTTGTCGCATGAAAAAATTGATTTGCGATACGCAAATGTCTCCCGAAAATGTCTCCGGACTTCGCTGTGATCGATACACAACTTAACATAAAATTCTAATCGTTTGGATggagaaatgaacaaaatggtatttattattttgaaaaagaagcaataatcagcattttatcgatcttaataccatcagaatatactttgtttaccgtaagAATCTATACTGGAgggcgccgaataatgttttgatattgtgggagagtaaacgtgcgtattttcaagattacaagttttcgcgatgtggaatttcattcgGGGGTGGTTGAACCTACGCCTCAAAAACCTgaaactaatgaagagaagcttgaagtacagcgaaaatatgaaagggatattgagatagtttagtagatagtatagttttctttttataaatgcacaatacattgtggatagtccggaaagtaagttgaaatttaggtaaaataaccgaaattgtcggaccacttgaaatcttggaggaccagtaatttctgaaagctggtggtcctttgggtcagtaggtaaaaaaagttagtgtcaagccctgattAACCTCAAATTTGTGCACACAAACGCTTCCCTGGAGTCTCATAATGATTGAACAAAATAACCCTGCTAAAAAAAATGTGTGAGTACCTTCATGGGAGGTGGCTGTTGTCTGAAGGCCTGCCTCGGGGGTTCTGGAGGGGGCTTGGCCCTCTGGATCTGCACCTGCATGGGGGGTGGGGCCTGAGGGCTCATCTGTATCACGGGTGGCTGGGGCTCCGGCACTGATGTCGTGTTAGGTTCATGTTGGAACTCCTGCTTTGGGCGGTCAAAGTATCTGAAACAATGTGTGAGAGTTTAGCTGCTAAGACTAAATTTCAAATTCTGGAAATCACTTTGGAAATGCTCTACCCCCTGACAGGATTCAGCTAAATCTCCAATTTGACATGGATTTAGCAAAGTAAAGAACAATGTGTACAACGATTTTGACTCTGAACTAGAGGAAATATGCTAAATTAAGGAGAGATAACACCTCTACAAATTACATATGAGGGAAAGCTCAGCCATTATAAATCGACAAATTGGTCTACAAGTATGTGAAATTGACAAGAACTTTTTAATAGTAAAAATCCCACAAAAAcggtcaaaattaaaataatatatgttgcaaattattttaattagGCCAAAATTAAATTGTGCACTAAGGCAGCACTGTTTTGGCTCTTAGCCCATTAGAAGACAAATAATAGACAGAACATATCCAAAAGTATTCAATGCACAAAAAATGTTTTACCAATCAAGGATGTGATTTACAGACAACAATTACAAATAGCTAGTGCGCTTTTAGAATTATTAATTTGTATGATGTGGAcattaaatatgtcaaaataatttaaaatgagcTTCATCATATTTGAAAGTATGTGTTTTTACACTTCCTAGACAAATCTTTGCCTACAATTAGCTTTTGAATTAAATAAGCTTTACAATAAAATGTTGTACAATGTAGAATGTTTTCAACctaagaaaataattaaaggtCTATGTTACTCAATATTCGGATTTAGAATAATGTATACTTCATTGTCCTAAAACTGTCCAACTGCAAAATGGATTTCCTTTATAATccaaaaaatgaaatttatattaaaataataataataacattgtaaACAAGGGAGTAAAGTTACACTTAGGATGTAGACACATAGtgaaaatattttatcatttaagagTAATCatcatttttaaaatttataaaatattcaaagtacaaacaattaaataacttGCTATGTTTTAGTAATTCTGAGGTTTGCGTTAAATTTTGAGACAACGCAAAGTttatataaaacaagatgtgtttgtgaaacactatgtcccccccccatatatttgacctttgaccttgaaggatgaccttgacctttctccactcaatatgtgcagctccatgagatacacatgcatgccaaatatcaagttgctatcttcaatattgcaaaagttatggccaatgttaaagtttgacaaaacaaacagacaggttaaaaacattatgtcccccatgatagactgggggacataaaaaatacaagTTTGCTGCATGACACACTAAAACGTCTAGATTGCCAAGAGGTTAAGCCCGCAATAGTCATTTAATCCAAACATTGGTTTAAATGTCAGTGGGGCTGATTTGTTTCTGTCTTATTCATTTTCTTTCCTTCCTTGAGCTTTTTTGTTCCAAATTTGTACTGTATTTATGTAAGGCATTGGTCTTACAacaaagccaaaatctgtgaaccaGTCAATATAAGACCCAATCCCTTACTGAGGAGAGATCTTCTCTTCCTCATCATGCACATCCAGCAAGGGCTCCAGTCCAATTCGCCTGCGCAGGAGGTCAACCTCATCCTTTAGAGGCTTGTAGTCATCATACAGAAGCTTGGCATTCTCCAGAGAGCGATTACGTTCCTCCTCGGCTTGCTTGATTGTCGTCTCCATCTGCAGAAACAGAAACTAGTTAAATTTGCTAAATTTGTTGGTACTGCTGTCAAAGATGGGATATGATATAGATTTCTTGGGATACTTATATGCAATAGTAAACTGCCAATAGAACTGCACAAATTTTCATGTTTAGGCAATGCAAACTTACACTAATGGTTTAATGTATAACACACAACTGTCGGAGACTAAAATCGCAAAGTGGTAAAGAAAGGACAGATACAGACTGTACATGTATGTCCCCTTTTTCCAAAGGGGGCAAACTTGTAAAATATATAGAACcacaaataacaataacaatcatATATGAGTTACATAAACAGTCTGAACTGTCATAAATCATTTCAGTCAAAGGGGAGTCGAGAGTAAATCCTATATTCAATATTAATAAGATTTGTCTCCCATGTAACatattaaactttatttattgCTAGAATGGTAACAaggattttctaagatttgacctctTAACATAGTGTTCAATTGTGCATGATCCAGACTTAAACTCTGCCTaaatatcaagataaacattctaagtttcatcaagatggagtcataaatgtggccctaGAGTGGTTACAAGGTGTTCTAAGATTTGTCCTAGTGACATTGTTTTTGGAGGCATATGACCTTTATTCAAACTCCAGCAAGAAAAggttaaaatatacattctgacaaaatgttGTCAATATTAAGCCATTAATGTGGTTCTTAGGTGGTAAAAAGGTTTTTTACTAAGAGTGGTATCAGGATTTTAGTTGACAACGAACTTCACACACAGCATGACACCAGACACCAGAAACAGTTAACCAAAATAGCTCAAACATGTACATAGTTTTTATTTTGCATGAAGCTtctataaacatgtatttgataTTGAGAGCCAGTTACCTTGCTGCATTTTGTACATGCTCTAAATGCAAGTCCACTTTCCCATTTTAGtacatttacataaataaatttttATCCTCCAATATAGATTTTCAACAATCTAAATGTCTTCTATTTGATGGCTTAGGCCTCTGCCTTgagcaaagaaaaaaaagaaaaaagctcAATCCCCATTCAGATTGTGTTCTCTCAGTTGGTCAGGTTGGCAGTGAACAGAAAAGATAGTCATTAAAATCAGGTTCAATAaaagatgtttaaacaaaaatacaccaACCAAGTTTATGTCAGCATGAATCAAGCGCAGTTCTTCCACATGTGCCATCTTCTCTTGCAGCAGCAGCTCCATTTCCTTCTTATAGTCCGCTATAAGTCTGTCTTCATTCTCCGTGGAGTCAAATTCTTGTCGAAGCTTGCTCTTGATGCGCTCAAGATTTATGGTCTTCGACCTTGATTTTGGAATATATGTCAAATATAATAATCAACATATGATTATGGTTTtgtaaattgaaatattcacTCTGTTGTTATTTTGGACACTAAATCATGCTTAAGAGAAAATAACTATATGTCTAAAGGTCGCTGGTAATGAACACGGCTGCTTCCTAGCGACCTGGAGGTCATGGGTTTTTTCCTCACTGACTGTGGAAGCATTCTTAGTTTAGTCTTTAGTCAGAGACACAAAGTATGATTCAAAAGCGTTGTAATTACCGATAAGGATTTTGATGCAAATGAGGTACAAAAATAGGTCTAAACAGCATTTATAATTTTAACACAAGTGAAAAAATGCACAATTGTCAGCTTTGTTTAATGGTAAATAACTAGGAAAGTTGTGGATCACCGAGGACAAGAAAAAAGAGGTGCAAAAAAAGCCACTCGCCCTTCAGTGCTTCCATCTGAAGAAATTTTAACAATTTCTAGCACAAACTTATAAATAGCAGAAGGCTATGCAGGACAGCTGACCGTTTCTCGATGTGTTTATTCAAATCATAACCCTGTCTTAAAGTTTCAGTAAGGAACACATTGAAAACTTTAATGTTGCTGCTTGTAATGAAATCATCAGAAACATGTTCAATTTATACTACATGTAGTGTATGTGTTTGAAAGAATACAGGCTATCAAATTGATTGTGTATCTTTTGTCAACAGGCTATCAACAATCAATGTTTCTAGAATGTTGCCTATTCTACAATGTACCTGTAACCATTTGTATTTGCTAAGCACAATTGTTCAGGAAGAACTGAGAACACTTACATTTAGTTAACAAACTTGGATACACATGctaatataacaagagcaccgcatagcagttttgaataaatgaagacttgtcagaagttttatattacaggtcttagtgaccttgacctttgacctagtgacccaaaaatgggtgtggctagtagaactcatcaaggtaccgctacatatgatgtttcaaagttgtaggtggaagcactttgatttaagagccaatgttaaggtttcagcacgatgcggacggcggacgagctggcaatgacaatacctcaggttttctccgaaaacagcccagctaaaaatTGCTTTACACTATATAAGTTAAGTAATTACCTATTTCTATATTTCTTCTGCAAAATAAGCATGTTTTCTATAGAGGTtggaatgttaaatatattatcaatatatacGTTATATGGctaaataacaaaatacaatggcaaaaatacaaacaaaatgtattcCTTTTTAAGTTACAAATAGATTGATAGGATTTTTTCACATAATGGTTACCGTTTTGAAATGTATAGGCcaaaaaaaagatataataatcaaCAATAAATACATATCTTTGAATGCTAATAAGTGGCCACAGATTTTTAAGTTAAGTGACAATCTGATGATTGGATAATTGGATAAGAGTTTACATGCCCCATTTATACTCATTTAATTTATTGTGATTAATTATTATACAGAAATTGACCTGGATACATAAAAAACGCTTTGACTAACCAAATCTGTTTCTGTGCTTCAGCTAGGATTtcaaaagggcaggggggggctattttgtcaaaagggcactttcgatgggcagtattttgtcaaaagggcactttcgagcgcgctgTCATATCTagaatgctccctgttgcatattaattttcatgttataaattattgttagaatatattattttcattattattaaaccatgcaaataaaatgtctacattgaggaataaataaattgcaatgtaataaaagatttataaattataatatgtctacaaaatattaaaaaattaataaaagcgCAGGGCAGGGCGGGGCCCCAATCAGCAGTCAAGACTGGAGATTTGCCTTGTGGGCAATGCGGGCACAGCAAGCGGGCAGATTGGCCGAGTGCGTTCCCGAAGACTTCGACGATGCAGTTCTGTAGGCGCTGCCAACAGTGTGCGAAGTTGTCTGTGATATTGAGGTGTGCACCGACATGAGCACTGAAGTAGGCAACCATGAGACTGGCTGGCGGCGGAGGTAGTGAAGACAAGTTGACCGAAGCATCGATGATGCAGTTCCGTTGGCGCTGCCAACAATGCGCGAAGTTGTCCGTGAGTTTGGGGTGTGCACCAACATGAGCACTGAAGAAGGCAACGTTGAGACTGGCGGCGTCGGCAGTTGTGAAGACGCGTTCACCGAAGATGTCAATGATGCAGTTCCGTTGGCGCTGCCAACAATGCCCGAAGTTGTCCGTGACATTGTGGTGTGCACTGACATGAGCACTGAGGAGAAGCTGCTGGTGATGACAAGGTCCCTGAAGAAGTCGGTAAAAAAAGACCAGACAATGGCGGTCGACAAGGTCATACAGCAGGCGGCTGCAGGCCCCAGGACGACCGCTGATCAGGCAGTCAGCAAAATTGACACGAGTGGTGAGGTCATCCTGACAGCCGGCCACGTGAATCCGGTTGATGTCATCGCATAAACAGCCGTGAGGTGTCCAGTTAACGGTgaaatcccactggtaacagccagcaggagttttCCAGCTATGGTAGCAACGCGGTAAACAGCAGTGAGGTGTCCAGTTGTTGGAATCcaactggtaacagccagcaggagttgtccagctatggtAGCACCGGAGTAAACAGCCGTGAGGTCTCCGGTTTCCGGAATCCCACTGGttacagccagcaggagttgtccagctatggtAGGACTGCAGTAAACAGCCCTGAGGTGTCCAGTTACAGGGTCCCCTCTGGTAACAACCAGAGGAAGCCGTCCAGTTATGGCGTCCCCTTGGTAAACCGCCGGAATAGTGCGTGTGGTTACAGAATCACCCCAAGTGACTGCTGGGGGACAGGAGCGTAAAGAACGGCTACGTTTGGCCCTGAAAGTCGGGACGATGGATCTCGAAGACCTTTCAGTTGTAGCTCTTAAGGGTGGCGACCCTCAAGTTTTCGCCGCTGAGAGCGGTCCCAGAGTTGGAAATTTGGTAAATATCTGAGCGAATGTCGGGGATCTGGAGAAAAGCTAAGTGCTGAGGCGACGTTAAAGCGTCAGGGCCGGAGGTATTTATCTAGAGATAAAGGTGAGAGCACAAGGAATGTGCTGGCGGCCACAGTGGCAGACACCCAGAGGTTGTACTGCGTCAATTGTTAAAGGGTGGGAGTGGGTACATTTAATAGTTTCTCTGTTTttgatgttctggttttatttaaattgtgtttccCTCAATTAATGTCAATGAAGTTATTTTGTTATaaagttttatgttaaaaagtCTATTGAACAGACTTTTTTATTTAGCTAGCGCCATGTCGGGAATGTATTTCGTAAATTAACCACTGGGTTCGATGGGATATATGTAGACCCGCCTAATTGGAACACTGTTGTGTTATATGTTTAATGTCAAACTGTATGTTTTGTTTGCATCATCAATAATAGACCATCATGTGCCTATTAAGCTGAAGTAATTTGCTTTCAGAAAAAATCTGAATCTGCCGGTGCAGGATGGCGAGGATAATTATAGTACTTATGCTAACATTTTAGTATTGATTTATATTGCAGTTCACAGTCTCATGCAGAGAGTGTAGGCCTTCTTGTGAGGGCTGCAAAGCAGGTGTGATTGTCGGTAGATCTTAGGGTGGGTGCTCCTGTCCATTAATTGTGTTGACAAGCAAAGGGCAGGAGTTACCAGACCTTGGgtagaaaatattgaaaattatgaGTTTGCAGGTTTATTAAGATGGCTGAGTTTGGAGGCACATTCAGACACTTAAGTAGAGCAtgcattgtttttgtttgtacatgCTGTTTTGTGTTGGGTATAGTCTTCCGTGATATATACAGGAAAGGTGGTCGGGAGGTCACAGGTGATATGTCATTGGATATTAAACATCTGTTTTCCTGTACTactttaatgattttattacagACCAGGGATCACTAACATTTAATAGAGGGTAATTAACTTAAGTTGTGGTGGGCATGCAGATTAATATATTCTTGGTTGTCGTACGAAAACCGGCCAATGGGTTCAATTTGGTGTGGTCTATTGCAGAGTGTGAGCAAAGAGAGTGGTCAGAGAAAGCCTGCTAGAAAGCAGACCTGTCTTCAGGgagtcaggtcaaggtcacagtatcCGCTAGATCGCTGCCGTCCATGTGTACATCGCATGGCAAAGGCAACCCCGGgcttacgaaaggggcattgggTCCGAGAGAAAGTGTTTGTACTTCCTCAGGGTGCAGTAGGTCGGCTTGGGCACAGCGGCTTAGAGTATGTTGCATGGCGAAGGCGCCCCCGTGCTTACTAAAGGGGCATTGGGACCGAGAGAAGAGGTTTGTACTTCCTCAGGTGCGACCGGACGTCTGCGGCGGCACCACTCCTTCCGAGTGGGGCGTCATCCCAAAAGGAGAAAAGTGGGGGGAATGTATTGTCGGTGACCAGCCCACGAAACCCGCACGTGTCGCGTGATAGGGGACAGCCATTCAGACAACCAATCAGCGAGGAGCTCGCGCATGATGACACTTGCTTCCTACCCAGTCTGCTGACATGAGCAGATGTGTTGCCCTGAGGCAAGTATTGCCAGGAGGATAAGTGTGGACCTGTGACCCGGAGCCTATGACTGTGAGCCTGTACTTGAAGTAGTATACGTGTATTGAATTGTATTTGCCCCGAGGCCCCAAttatagtccatataaacgtactttgactttctcgctacatgtctgtgttttgctgccaTTGTTTTTCGACCGAACGCTCGGTtgtaaaacgccatatcattggccaacaaaATGCTGGCTATTGGAACAACCAACTTGATGaagcgttataaaattaaaatggtgtacatgtgtagacgAAACAACGAgtgacatgtagcgagaaagtcgaagttaattgaataataaagttattagccgaaca contains:
- the LOC127849541 gene encoding zinc finger C4H2 domain-containing protein-like — translated: MEDLNETEIMHKLENLKEIRSKTINLERIKSKLRQEFDSTENEDRLIADYKKEMELLLQEKMAHVEELRLIHADINLMETTIKQAEEERNRSLENAKLLYDDYKPLKDEVDLLRRRIGLEPLLDVHDEEEKISPQYFDRPKQEFQHEPNTTSVPEPQPPVIQMSPQAPPPMQVQIQRAKPPPEPPRQAFRQQPPPMKACLSCHQQIHRNAPICPLCKAKSRSRNPKKPKRKLDE